The nucleotide sequence TGGGTCACCTCCTCGGATCGCTGTCTCGATTAGCCCGACCAGCCCGCGTGCTCGGTAGCCTCAAGGGTCGGCTACGCCGAAACCTGAACGGTTCTGCGCCCTTGGCCCTCCCTTCGCGTGCGGGCGAAGGGCAACCGGCCGCAAGCGGCCAGTCCTGAACGATCAGGAGGCGCGATCCGTTTGGCCGACCCGGATGCGGTCCATGTCCCCGGCCCCTGACAACCAGACTGAGCCCTTTCACGCGACAACTACCTTGACGCTCACCGCCTGGGGGTTGATGGGCCCGAAGGGACCAAAAAAGAACCAAATCCAATGGATGGGCCTGGACTCGCCCGGACAGAAAGCCGCCTACTTCCTCAGAGAGAAACTTGGTAGGCGGCCGGTGGACCGAGCAGGGACCAAATCCGCCTACGAGGCTTCGATTCCCGCCGCCTCCATCCCGAGAAGCCCAGCAATCCTGAAGCGGCCTTGCTCCCCGCTATTGTACCGTCACGGAGATCGCCGCGGACGTGGTGACATTGCCCGTCACGTCGGTGGCCCTGGCCGTCAGCGTGTGTTTGCCCTTGGCCGCGCTCAGGAGGTTCCAGCTCACGCTGTAGGGCGCGCTGGTGTCCGTGCCGAGCACGGTGCCGCCATCGTAGAACACCACCTGGGTCACACCGGCGTTGTCGCTCGCGCTGGCCTGGATGGTGGTGCTCAGGAACAGAGACAACAGCGTCGCCCCATTCGCCGGAGAGGTGATGGCCACGGCCGGAGCGGCGTTGTCCACGGTGACGTTGCGCGAATCAACCTTGACGTTCCCGACGGCATCATAGGCCCTGGCGTAGAGCGTATGACTGCCATTGGCCAGCCCTACCGTGTCCCAATTCATGGAGTACGGCGCGGTGGTCGCGGTGCCGATCAGCACCGAGCCGTCATGGAACTCGACCCTCGTGACGGCCCGGTTGTCGCTGGCGCTGGCCGTCAGCTGCACGCTCCCCCGAACGTAGGTGGCCGCCGGAGCGGTGAATGACACCGTGGGAAGGGTGTTGTCGACGATCACCAGGACCGCCACGGAGGTCCCCGTGAAGCCAGCGCCGTCGTAGGCCTTCGCCGTGAGCGTATGAGAGCCCGCCGCCACGCTCGCGGTATTCCAACTCACGCCGTAGGGCGCCGTGGTGTCCGTCCCCAGCAGCGTCGCGCCGTCGTAGAACTCGACCTTCGTCACGCCGGTGTCGTCCTGCGCCGTGGCCGTCACCGCCACCGTGCCGAGCAGCTCGGCATTGGTGGCCGGAGCGGTGAGCACCGCCGTCGGGGGCGTCACGTCCGACTCCGGCGGGCCGACCGCGAACATCAGGTCGTCATGATCATCATAGGAGCCGGTGCTGCAGGCCGAGGCGGTGCTGCCGCCAGACAGGTAGCTCGCGCGAACCGCCTGCACGCTTCCCGTGGGCAACACGTACTCCGTCGAGAGGACCTGCGAGCCACTCGCGCTCGCCCGGAGCGTGGTCAGGTACGTCCACACGGGGGCGGCGGCATCGCTCGCGTAGTAGAGGGCGAGCGCATCGGAGTAGCTGTTGTCGACCATGGCCCCGACCTCGAGCCGGACGCGCTTGCCTTCCGCCAGGGAAGCCCCATTCACGCTGGAGACCGCGATCCAGCCGACCCGCCCGGACGGGTATGAGCCCCCCGCTCCATCGGCACAGCCATCCAGCGTGTTGGGCGGGTGGAGCTCTGGGAACTGGGAGACACCACCGCGGCCCTGCAGGAGCGACTCGGAATCACAGACACTGGAGACCTGGGCGCACGCGGGGACCTTGCGTGTTGCGTCGTACACGGCGGTACCCGGCTGGGCCACGCTCACCGTGACCGGGGCGCTCGTGGTGAGGTTGTTCGCCGCGTCATAGGCCTTCACGGTGAGGGTATGGCTGCCATTGCGCACCGAGTGGCTGTCCCAGGTCATGGCGAAGGGCGGCGAATAGCTGGACACGGCAAAGCTGCCATCGACGTAGAGCTCGACCCCGCGCACGCCACGGTCGTCGCTCGCACTCACCTGGATGGAGACCCGTCCCGCCAGGCTCGTCCCCTGCGAGGGCGAGGTGAGGGCCACCGTCGGAGGCATGAGGTCATTGTCCACGAGGAAGGAGCGCGTGGCCGATACGCCCACGTTGCCGGCGCCGTCGTAGGCCTTGGCGCTCAGCGTGTGGGCTCCGTTGGCGACACTCCGGCTGTCCCAGGTACGGCTGTAGGGTGAGCTGTTGCCACCCGACCCCAGCAACTGTCCATCGAGGAAGTAATCCACCCTGGAGATGACATCATCATCGGCGGCGTTCGCCGCGAAGAATGCATAGGAGCTGATGGTGGCGCCCTCCGCCGGTGAGCTCACCGAGACCGTGGGCGCGGTGTCGTCGCGGGCCACCGTCACCCCCACCGCGGGCGAGGTTCCCACGTTGCCATACGCGTCATAGGCCTTGACCGTCAGCGTGTGGCTGCCATTGGCCATCGAGCTCGGATTCCAGGAGATCGCGTAGGGCGAGGAGGAGTCCGTTCCCATCAACGTACCGTCCACGTAGAGTTCGACCCGGGCGATCTGCGTGTCATCGGTGGCGGTGGCCTGGACCTGCACGGTCGAGCGGACCGTGGCCCCCGCCGAGGGCGAGGTGATCGACACCGTTGGCGGAGTGTTGTCACGCACGACGGTCACGTTCACCGGCGCGGACACCTCCACGTTGCCTGACGCATCGTACGCGCGAGTGGTCAGGGTGTACGGGCCGGTGGGCTCGGCGAGGGTGTTCCAACTGAAGGCGTAGGGAGACGTGGAATCGGTGCCGAGCAGGCGCGTGCCCGCGTAGAGCTCGACCCGCGCCACCTTGCTCGGGTTGCCGACCGTGGCGGAGATCGTCACCGTTCCCACCAGGGTCGCCCCATCCGAGGGGCTGGTGATCGTCGTGAGGATTGAAGCGTGGTCGTTGTTCACCGTCACCACCACGGGGCTCGAGGGGCCCGCGTTCCCCGCGGCGTCCCTGGCCACCGCCGTCAACGAGCGGCTGCCATTGGGCGTGTTCCAGCTGTTCCAGCTCACGCTGTACGGCGGCGTGTCATCGGTGCCCAGCAGGGTCGTCCCCTCGTAGAAATCCACGCGCGCCACGTCGTAGTCATCACTCGCGCTGGCCGTGGCCGTGGCCATCCCTGTCAGGACAGTGCCCCCGGCCGGAGAGGTGAGCTGCGCGGAGGGCGGCGTGGTGTCCGGCTCGTCGGCGAGCGTGAAGACCAGGTCATCATGGTCATCGTCATTACAGCCGAGCACGCGCACCGCGTGGAGCTTCACCCCCTTGGCGACGCCGTAGGTCTTGCCGCCGATGATTCCCGCCACGTGGGTGCCGTGGCCATTGCAGTCCGGATTGCCCTGGTTCCAGCTGTAGCTGGCGACGTCGTATTCGAAGCGGGCGCGCCCCTCGAACTCGGTATGGGGCGTCCAGATGCCCGTGTCGAGCACGTAGACATGCACCCCGCTGCCCGTCCGGCTGTAGGAATAGCCCTGGTCCAGCGGCAGGTCGTGCTGATCGATCCGATCCAGGTTCCACGGAGGAGACGGCTGCGTGCTGGCGGCCTTGATCATCCCGTCCTCTTCGACGTAGCGCACGCGCGGGTCCAGGCTGAGCCGCCGTGCGTCGGCCTCGTTCATCGTCGCGACGAAACCCGGGAGGGCGTGCGAGTACACGTGCCCGACCTTCGCCCCGTGGAGCGATGCCACTTCGGAGGCCACGGACGCCACGCGCTGCGTCGGCGCCTGGAGCGCGGCCGGCGAGGCCTTGTCCTCGAGGACGACGATGTATCGCCCGGGGAAGGCCTTCTCGGTCTTCAGCAACCGGGTCCCGGCGACGAACACCTTGCCGCCCGGGCTCGCGCGCACCGGGGAGTCGACCTCCGCCGTGCCGGAAGAGGTCTTCGCGTCACAAGCCAGCAGCGTGAGGCTGGCTGCCACCAACACTGAAAAAAATCCGCATACTCTAAATTGAGCGACGAACGAGAAATGGATCGCGCTCCGGATGCGACGCGCCGGGTGGGGCCCATGCGCCTTGGCTCATGAGGTCAGCCCCACCCCCCTGTTCGAGCAGGAAGCGCGGATTCATGGAGTCACGGCACGTGTCGCGTATCGATGAGGCAAACGTTATCAAACACAACCAACATTCAAGGCAATCCAGGCTGAGCGCCATGAATGCAATTGCATGCCCGATGACCGCGGCCAGTTTGTCCCCCAACGGGCAGGTAAACCTGACGGATTTCGGGGTGCCCCTTTCGCGCCTGGGGGGGCAATTCAGCGTCGCATACGAGACGCTCTTCGAAGAGAGACCCTCGCGGCCTCGCGCGGACCCGCCATGGATTCAGCAATTTTTCATTGATAGGTCGCCACCGGGTATTATACATTTCCACTGCGGGCAAACAAGAAAGACCCGCATTCAACCACAGTCCAGCTTGAGTGCCCGCGAGCTCCGCGCAAGCCGTCGCGAGGCCGTGGTGCGTCCTTTCAGGGGGGATCTCAATGAAACACAAATCAGTTTCGCTCCTCATCATGTTCACGGGGGTCGGTCTGCTCGGCCTCATCGGCGGTTGCAGCCCGATCTCCGTCGGAGACAATGACGCGAACGTCGGTTCGGCCGACTCCACCCTCACCGCCGAGCAGTGCGACTACTTCGAGGTCAACGGGAAGGTCCAGCTCTGCCACAAGACCGGCTCGACGAGTCGTCCCTACACGATCGTCCGTGTTAGCGAGCAGGCGTGTATCAACGCGCACAGCGCTCACAGCGGCGACTACGTCACCAGCCCCGACCCGACCTCGCCGCTCTACGATCCGACGTGCAACGGCCAGGGCTGCCTGTCCGTGAGCGCGCCGTGCGACGCCACGGTCCCCTGTTGCGACGGCCTCACGTGCAAGAGCGGCACCTGCGCCGACGTCAACGAGTGCGCCGCCGGTACCGACAACTGCGACGAAAACGCCACCTGCACCAACACCGTGGGCTCCTTCACCTGCGCCTGCAACGCGGGGTACGAGGGCGACGGCGTGACCTGCGCCAACATCGACGAGTGCGCCACGGGCCCCTGCCTGAACGGTGGCACCTGCATCGACGGCGTGGGTAGCTACACCTGCGAGTGCGCGCCCACCTATGAGGGAACCAACTGCCAGGCTTGCTCCGGCACCCTCGGGGACTGCAACGGGAACTCGTCCGACGGCTGCGAGGTGAACCTCCAGAGCAACGCCGGCAACTGCGGCGCCTGCGGCATCGTGTGCTCAACGGGCCAGGTCTGCACGAACGGCGCCTGCCAGAACGCCCCCACCGGCCAGGTCCCCGGCACGCCGGTCAGCTCCCCCGCGAACCACAACCCGCTGGCCCCGGCGGTCGCCGATGTGAATGGCGACGGCAAGCCCGACATCCTGGTGGCCAACGCCGAATCCGGGGCGATCCTGTTCCCCTCTGGCTCGCTCTCCGTTTTCCTGGGGAACGGCGACGCCAGCGTCCAGTCGGAGGTCAACTACGGGGGCGCCTCGCTCTCCAGCAACGCGGTCGTGGCCGTGGACGTGGACGGCGACGGGTGGCTCGACGCCGTCACCGTCAACGGCCAGACCAACCTGCTCCTCATCAACGGAAGCATCAGCGTCTACAAGAACCTGGGCCCGAGCGCGCCCGGGACCTTCGGCGCGCCAACGAGCTTCACCACCGGCACCCCGGGCTCCGTCCACCTCTGCACCGGGGACTTCAATCACGACGGGGTGGCTGACATCGCGACGACAAGCGTGACCCTGAGCCAGGTGAGTGTGCTCTTCGGCACCGGCGCGGGCAGCTTCGGCGCGCCCACGTTCATCGGCATCCCCAACACCGGCGGCGCGCAGTCGACGATCGCCTGCCGTGACCTGAACGGCGATGGCTTCTCCGATCTCGTGGTGACCAGCCCCGCCAGCGCACGCCTGTCGGTCCTCATCAACCAGGGTGACGGCTCGTTCGCCGCACCCGTCTCCTACAGCAACGCAGTTAGCGGCCAGACGGCGGGCATCGCCTTCGGCGACGCCAACGGCGACGGCAAGCTCGACATCCTCTCCAACGGCGCGGCCGGCCGGTACCTCTTCTTCTTCCAAGGGAACGGCAACGGCACCTTCGCGAGCGGCCTTCCGTCCACCGCCGCGGCCACTACGGCCACCAACTCGGCGCTGGGAGTCGTGGCCGATGACTTCAACGGCGATGGCAAGCTCGACGCATACATCCTCGTTACAACGGCCTCGGGCGGCGTCCGCCCGATGACCGGCAACGGCAACGGAGGCTTCACCTCGGGCACCGTCGTCACGACCGGCGCCTCGCCTGGCCTCAACGCCATCGCCACCGCGGACATGGACGCGGACGGGTACGCCGATCTCATCCTTACAAACAGGGGCTCCGGCACCGTGACCGTGGTCCCCAACGGGCTCTGAGTCGCTGTCCGCGATACCGCGATGGGGCGGTGTGCCTGATTTCAGCGCGATATCGGTAGGAGAATCAGTGCGCCGCGTGCTTCGCGCGCGGCGCACCGAGCGGGTGCAGGACCCCGCGGCGTGCTCGGCTCAACGTGGGGCCAGCGGGCCGCGCCCCAACTCGCTCGCCGCTCGCATCCATGAGCGGATTGGCTCTGTGGGGCCGCATGTGCCCCCAGTGGGTCCTGCCTGGGGTTTCCTATCGCCGTGTCAGCGGGTTCGAATCCCGCCCCCGGCACACGGCTGAGCCCGTCTGACGCCTACTCGAGTTGGAGGCCGCAGTCGCTGCAGGCGCCCGCCACCAGGGCGGCGGCTGTTCCGCAGGCCGGGCAGGGAGGCTCTCCCTCTTCCTCGGTGGCTTCTGCCGGAGCGGAGGGCATCAGGCGGGGAGCCACACCCTCTGGCATCAGCCCCTCGCGGCGCACCGTCTCCAGCCATCCCTGCTGGAGCAGGGCGGCCACCCGGGGCCCATCCTCGGGCCGCACCAGCACCTGGAACTTCGGAGAGCAGCCGACCTTGCCGCACGCCTCACGGTGGACGAGGGCGGGGACGTCCGCGTCCAGGAAGCCCTCCACCATTCTCCGGGCGTCCGCGAGTGACAACTCCGCGCACGGCACCAGCTCCGAGTCCGCCAAGGTTCTCTGCACTTCGTCTGGGGTCATGACGGCCGTGATTGGACCTCGGATGTGCCCCCTCCGTCCACCGCCCCTGCTTCGGAGGCGGGAGGAACGGAAGGCGAGCGCGGTCCAGAGCGTCATGGCCCCCTTCATCACCTTTCCACGAACCGCATTACGAACCGCAGCCGCGAGCATCCTTCCGGACGAAGACACGGACCGGGCCCGGGTCCGCAACCTCCTCGAACCGGGAATCCCCTTGGAGCGTGTCGAGCAACGCCTCCCGTGATTCCGCGCCCAGGAGGAGCGTGTCCACGCGCGGAGGCACGAGCACGACCTGCGCCCGCTCATAGTGGTGCAGGAGGAAGCGGTCGTAGCCGTTGGGCACGAAGACGATGGAGCGGAAGTCCGTGGCCACCGCGCGCCATGAGGCACACGTCTGGACCTGACGCGCGAACGCCTCGCGGAAGTCGCCATCCACCGCAGGCATGGGGCGCAACGGCGGAGATCCGATGGTCCGGTCGAAGCGCGCGACCTGGAGAATCGCGAGCACGGCGAGCAGCAGCGCCGGCACCGTCGCGGTCCATGCAGGGACCCGCCCGCGCGCGAGCACGCCCTTCCACACCTCCGCGAGCCGCCCGAAGCCAGCCGCCGCGCACACGCCCAGCCCGGGCAGCAGGAAGGCGGAGTTGTAGAACCAGAGGAGGCGCTTGTCCGGCGCGTCCGCCATGAAGAAGAAGGTGCCCGGAATCGTGCTGACCAGCGTAGCCGCGGGCGAGAGCAGCTGGAGCCACCAGAAGCTGCGCTGGAAGACCACCAGCCCGCTGGTGGTCACGTCGTGCACCACCCGGCCGGGATCGCCCAGCGCGGTGAAGGCGACCTGCCCCCACGTGCTGCCGTAGTGAGACCAGAACCGCGTGCCCGAAGGCGTCCCGAGCGCCGGCAGCACCACCGCGACACAGAGCGCGAGGTAGCCAAACGCCAACGCGGACACCCCGAGCGCCCTGCGCGTGAGCAGCGCTCGCGGAGGACGCGCCACCGCCGGCAGCAGCAGCAATGCCGCCGACTGGAACGCGAGGAACAGGCCTCCATCCGGCCGCACGCCCAACGCGAGCAGCGCCACGGGCACGACCCACCGCATCCGAGTCCCCCGCAGGAGCATCACGAGCACCGCCGTGGAGCCCAGCTGGAAGAACACCTCGAAGTGCGCGGAGAGCGCGACCGTCTTCACGAACGGATTGAGCGCCAGGTACAGCGTGAAGGCGACGGAGGCCCACGGCCTCCAGGCGGCGGGAAGCAGCTCCTTTTCCTCGACCATGCGCTCGAAGAACCAGACCTGGAGCGCGACCGCCGCGTACAGCGCCACCAGCCCCAACAGGATGAACAGGAACTGCGAATCACTGAGCAGGAACAGCGGCGTGAGCAACAGCAGCGTCGGGGTGAAGTGCACCGTGAGGTGGTTGAAGTCCCCGTCCGTCACCCAGAAGGGCCGGCCCCGGTGCACCGCGTTCGAGAACAGGTCGTTCAGGAGCCCGAGGTCGTGGAACGCGAACACCCCGCCCCGGAAGGCGCTCCAGACGCAGACCACGGTGTAGACGAACAAGGCTCCGAGCACGAGGTGCCAGGCCCGGAACCGGCGGGTGAACGCGAAGGGATGCAAAGCGGGGGGACTCTGCCACACGAACCCTCGGCCCGGTCGCCTTGACAACTTAGGAGTCCTAACCTAGATCGAATGCATGACTGGGAAGCGGCCGGGATACTTCGACGAGAACAGCGAACCCATCTCCGCGCGCATCGCGACAGGGCTCCACAAGATCGGGCTCGCGATGAAGCAGCAGTCGTGGCAGCAGGCGAATGGAGCCGGCCTGTCCGCCACGCAGGGCCAGATCCTCGCCACGCTGGTCGCGAACGGTCCGCTCACCGGCAAGGAGTTGAGCGAGCGCCTCGGCGTGACGCTTCCCACCATCAGCGACTCCGTCCGCGTCCTCGTCGAGAAGGCGCTTGTCACCCGCTCCGCGGACCCCAGGCACCCGCGCGCCAGCCTCCTGACTCCCACGGCCACGGGCGCATCACTCGGGGCCCGCGCGCGTTCGTGGCCGGAGTTCATGGCGGATGCGGTCGCGGACCTCTCCCCGGAGGAACAGCGCGCGTTCTTCGCCGGCATCGTCAAGATGATCCGGATGCTTCAGGAGCAAGCGCTCGTCCCGGTCACCGGCATGTGCGTGACCTGCACGCACTTCCGTCCGAACGTGCGCCCAGGTGCGTCTCCGCATCACTGCGCCTTCGTGGACGCGCCCCTCTCGAGTGAGCAACTGCGCCTCGACTGCTCGGAACACGAGCTCGCGGCGGAGTCCGCGCGACGCGAGGTCTGGGAGCAGTTCATGCGTCGCGGCTGACGTCCCTGCGTCTCAGTCACGAATGAACACGGCTTTCCGCGGCCACTCCGGCCGACGGCAACGGCGGAGCTCTGCTCCCTGAAGGAGAAGGCACCATGAGCAACATCCCCGGCTATATCCACGGCACCGCGTCCGTTTCGCGCTCGCCAGTATCCCTCAACGACTTCGAACAGATGAAGGCCAGCGTCCTGTTCGGCGAAGAGGACGTGAAGGCCCTCCGCACGTCGCATGACATCGTGAAGGGGCGGACCGAGGCCATCCTCGACGTCTGGTATGGGTTTGTCGGGAGTCAGCCGCACCTGCTCGCCTCGTTCAGCGGAAAGACAGACGGCAAGCCCCTGGGTGACTACCTCACCTCCGTCCGCAAGCGCTTCGCCCAGTGGATCCTCGACACCTCGAGCGCCGGGTACGACCAGGCCTGGCTCGACTACCAGCATGAGATTGGCCTGCGCCATCACCGGGCCCGGAAGAACAAGACCGACGGAGCCCCTTCCACGGACCTCGTGCCCTTCCGCAACCTGTTCGCGCTCATCTTCCCGGTGACCTTCACCCTGCGCCCCTTCCTGGCCGAGCAGGGCCACTCCGCGGAGGACGTCGAGAAGATGCATGCCGCGTGGGTGAAGTCCTGCCTGTTGCAGGTGACGCTCTGGGCCCATCCCTACGTCAAGGATGGGGACTTCTGATGACT is from Corallococcus exiguus and encodes:
- a CDS encoding glycosyltransferase family protein, with amino-acid sequence MHPFAFTRRFRAWHLVLGALFVYTVVCVWSAFRGGVFAFHDLGLLNDLFSNAVHRGRPFWVTDGDFNHLTVHFTPTLLLLTPLFLLSDSQFLFILLGLVALYAAVALQVWFFERMVEEKELLPAAWRPWASVAFTLYLALNPFVKTVALSAHFEVFFQLGSTAVLVMLLRGTRMRWVVPVALLALGVRPDGGLFLAFQSAALLLLPAVARPPRALLTRRALGVSALAFGYLALCVAVVLPALGTPSGTRFWSHYGSTWGQVAFTALGDPGRVVHDVTTSGLVVFQRSFWWLQLLSPAATLVSTIPGTFFFMADAPDKRLLWFYNSAFLLPGLGVCAAAGFGRLAEVWKGVLARGRVPAWTATVPALLLAVLAILQVARFDRTIGSPPLRPMPAVDGDFREAFARQVQTCASWRAVATDFRSIVFVPNGYDRFLLHHYERAQVVLVPPRVDTLLLGAESREALLDTLQGDSRFEEVADPGPVRVFVRKDARGCGS
- a CDS encoding protoglobin domain-containing protein yields the protein MSNIPGYIHGTASVSRSPVSLNDFEQMKASVLFGEEDVKALRTSHDIVKGRTEAILDVWYGFVGSQPHLLASFSGKTDGKPLGDYLTSVRKRFAQWILDTSSAGYDQAWLDYQHEIGLRHHRARKNKTDGAPSTDLVPFRNLFALIFPVTFTLRPFLAEQGHSAEDVEKMHAAWVKSCLLQVTLWAHPYVKDGDF
- a CDS encoding Ig-like domain-containing protein; this translates as MLVAASLTLLACDAKTSSGTAEVDSPVRASPGGKVFVAGTRLLKTEKAFPGRYIVVLEDKASPAALQAPTQRVASVASEVASLHGAKVGHVYSHALPGFVATMNEADARRLSLDPRVRYVEEDGMIKAASTQPSPPWNLDRIDQHDLPLDQGYSYSRTGSGVHVYVLDTGIWTPHTEFEGRARFEYDVASYSWNQGNPDCNGHGTHVAGIIGGKTYGVAKGVKLHAVRVLGCNDDDHDDLVFTLADEPDTTPPSAQLTSPAGGTVLTGMATATASASDDYDVARVDFYEGTTLLGTDDTPPYSVSWNSWNTPNGSRSLTAVARDAAGNAGPSSPVVVTVNNDHASILTTITSPSDGATLVGTVTISATVGNPSKVARVELYAGTRLLGTDSTSPYAFSWNTLAEPTGPYTLTTRAYDASGNVEVSAPVNVTVVRDNTPPTVSITSPSAGATVRSTVQVQATATDDTQIARVELYVDGTLMGTDSSSPYAISWNPSSMANGSHTLTVKAYDAYGNVGTSPAVGVTVARDDTAPTVSVSSPAEGATISSYAFFAANAADDDVISRVDYFLDGQLLGSGGNSSPYSRTWDSRSVANGAHTLSAKAYDGAGNVGVSATRSFLVDNDLMPPTVALTSPSQGTSLAGRVSIQVSASDDRGVRGVELYVDGSFAVSSYSPPFAMTWDSHSVRNGSHTLTVKAYDAANNLTTSAPVTVSVAQPGTAVYDATRKVPACAQVSSVCDSESLLQGRGGVSQFPELHPPNTLDGCADGAGGSYPSGRVGWIAVSSVNGASLAEGKRVRLEVGAMVDNSYSDALALYYASDAAAPVWTYLTTLRASASGSQVLSTEYVLPTGSVQAVRASYLSGGSTASACSTGSYDDHDDLMFAVGPPESDVTPPTAVLTAPATNAELLGTVAVTATAQDDTGVTKVEFYDGATLLGTDTTAPYGVSWNTASVAAGSHTLTAKAYDGAGFTGTSVAVLVIVDNTLPTVSFTAPAATYVRGSVQLTASASDNRAVTRVEFHDGSVLIGTATTAPYSMNWDTVGLANGSHTLYARAYDAVGNVKVDSRNVTVDNAAPAVAITSPANGATLLSLFLSTTIQASASDNAGVTQVVFYDGGTVLGTDTSAPYSVSWNLLSAAKGKHTLTARATDVTGNVTTSAAISVTVQ
- a CDS encoding FG-GAP-like repeat-containing protein, with the translated sequence MKHKSVSLLIMFTGVGLLGLIGGCSPISVGDNDANVGSADSTLTAEQCDYFEVNGKVQLCHKTGSTSRPYTIVRVSEQACINAHSAHSGDYVTSPDPTSPLYDPTCNGQGCLSVSAPCDATVPCCDGLTCKSGTCADVNECAAGTDNCDENATCTNTVGSFTCACNAGYEGDGVTCANIDECATGPCLNGGTCIDGVGSYTCECAPTYEGTNCQACSGTLGDCNGNSSDGCEVNLQSNAGNCGACGIVCSTGQVCTNGACQNAPTGQVPGTPVSSPANHNPLAPAVADVNGDGKPDILVANAESGAILFPSGSLSVFLGNGDASVQSEVNYGGASLSSNAVVAVDVDGDGWLDAVTVNGQTNLLLINGSISVYKNLGPSAPGTFGAPTSFTTGTPGSVHLCTGDFNHDGVADIATTSVTLSQVSVLFGTGAGSFGAPTFIGIPNTGGAQSTIACRDLNGDGFSDLVVTSPASARLSVLINQGDGSFAAPVSYSNAVSGQTAGIAFGDANGDGKLDILSNGAAGRYLFFFQGNGNGTFASGLPSTAAATTATNSALGVVADDFNGDGKLDAYILVTTASGGVRPMTGNGNGGFTSGTVVTTGASPGLNAIATADMDADGYADLILTNRGSGTVTVVPNGL
- a CDS encoding MarR family winged helix-turn-helix transcriptional regulator produces the protein MTGKRPGYFDENSEPISARIATGLHKIGLAMKQQSWQQANGAGLSATQGQILATLVANGPLTGKELSERLGVTLPTISDSVRVLVEKALVTRSADPRHPRASLLTPTATGASLGARARSWPEFMADAVADLSPEEQRAFFAGIVKMIRMLQEQALVPVTGMCVTCTHFRPNVRPGASPHHCAFVDAPLSSEQLRLDCSEHELAAESARREVWEQFMRRG